CCGGGTCAAGCCCGCACTCGGCGATCAGTTGCTTAGGGATGTCCCAGCCCGCCGGACTGACCTTCTCACAGTCCAGAAACAGGTAGGCGTTGGGCACGTCAGGGAATGCATCGGCGAAGCCCTGCACCATGCTCGGAAACGCCTTGCGGCCCTGGTTCATGGCCATCACACCGACGATAAAGGCGTCCGCCGGCAGACCCATCTTCTGACGCAGCGCAGCCCGCGTCGCGTCGTCCAGGCGGTGAAACTCGCCCACATCCACGCCCGGCGCGCACAGCCCCGCCGTAACGCCCGCCTTGCGAAACGCCTCTACTCCGAACTCGCTGATTGTTAAGAGTGCATCGAACTGCTTGGCGTTGTCCAGCCAATCCCGATAGATTGGCACCCCGTCCACGGGCGTGATGACTATCTGTGCCGTCGTGCTCCAGTCAATGCCCGTCGCGTGGCGGGCCATGATATGGTACGGGAAATCCTGCACGCTAAGCACCACGTCCGGCTGATAGGCCGTCCAGATACCCGTCAGCGCTGCCCCGTGATCCCGCCCGTTCAGCGCCGCCACATGGAAGGGCAAGCCCAGGGGCAGCAGCCCGTCATACTGGATACACGCGCCCATGATCTCGTGCCCCTGCCGTCCCAAGTGTAGCGCGGCAGCCCGACAGATGCGGCCAAAGCCAGTCGGGATGAAATCGCCGAAGATGAGAAGTCGAGCCATTTACCCCTTCTCTCTCTTTATTCGGGCTTTCCATTGCCAGAATATCGCCATTGCTTCTTCGCCTGACTCTGCTTCAATGGCAATGATGGCTGGCTCAGGGAGATAACCGATTCCGGTACCATAGTGACTGGCATTGGTTTGATACCACACCCGCCCTATTTCAAGTGGTTTACCAGCTATGAATGTCGCGCCCATACCTATCAAGCGCCAAAAGCCCGCGGACTTTTGTGCTTGCTCAAGCTCCAGATAGAAAACACCTTGCGAAGGCACCACATACCACGTACGCATCTCCTCTCGCGCTTTCTGGCGCTTGTGCGCCTTAACCGGTCGTATCGCCCCGGCGCAGTACCGTCCGATACCAGACCTGCCCGCCGATATGCGTGGGCGTGCTATCGCCCTCGACGCGGTAGGCCACGCCGTTCCAGATCAACTCATCAAGCGGCCCCAGCGCAACCAGCGTGCTCACCACGGCGTCCCCAGCCATCATCTGACCGGCGGGCAGTTGCACCTCGCGGAAGCGGCTCTCATTGCCCTGCGGGGCGGCCCATAGCGCCGTGATGACGCGCTCGGCATAGGTGCGCGTTTCGCCGCCCCCCGCCCAGTACGCGCTTCCTGTGCCCGTCGTGGTGCTCAGGTAGTGCCGCCAGATGGCCGTCGCGCCCGCGTAGGACTGCACGCCGACGAACTGGCCGCTAATGCGGCTGCTGTTTGGCCCCCGGTAGGTCATTCGGGTTTCCCTCTAGTTCGATTTCCCCGCTATCCAGCGCAAGCTTGAATGCTTCCGGTGTAGCGCGGAATACCTCTACCTTGTCATGAAACCAGACAATGAACACACCTGGATCATGATCGTTTTCCAGGATAGCCACGAGCGCACGTCCGAACTCTAGCATTTCCTCACGCGTGACAAGGAAGTCGCCTCGGCTGACCACGGCAACATGATTTGTGTATAGCGGCGTGTCCAATTGTGCTTTTACCAGTCCTCCTGCCCCAATGCCCAGGACGCATACGCGCCAGCATCTACCGCGCCCTCATTAACCTCTTCGTTCAGTTGCTCGTACAGCTTCTGCAACTGCTGTTGCGCGGCAGTGTCGTCATACTCCGTCCCATCCGGCGCGGCCCACTTCGCCCGCTTCAGGCTATCGAACATCAGCGTCTTGACCGCCTCCAGCGCGGCCCCGGCCACCGTCCCGCCCACTGCGGTAAAGTGGCCGATCTCATCATTGCTGAAGATTGTGTGCACGCCGCGCACACGGAACGCGCTGTTGGCAGAGATGGCTCCGCTGAACGCCACAAAGCCCGTCGCGTCTATCGTCGCGCCCGTCGCTGTCCAGCCGCCCACGCCCGGCACGAAAGCCGTGCCACTGACCACGTTCGTCACGCCCAGCCCAAAGATGGTCGCAGACCCATCCCCAGCCAGCGTCGAATCAAAGATGGTGGGCTTATCCTGAATGCGCAGACGCACCTGCTCAGCGGTCGTCAGGGCCATCGCTTAGCTCTCCGCTTCTGGCTCCTCCGCTTGGTCGGCGGAAGCCTCCGGCTTTTCTTGCCCCTGTTCGGCGTCATCTTCGGGCTTTTCAGCCTCATCTTCGTCCGGTTCTTCCTCGGTGACCGCCTCAGCCTCGGCGATCTTGCGTGGGCGGCCCCGTTTCTTTGATGCAGGCTTTTCTGCGGGCGTCTGTGCTTCGAGTAGCACCTTCAACTGCTCGGTCAGTTCGTTCATCTTGGCTTCCAGCGTGCCCACGCGCTCCGCCGCCGCCGCGACTTCCTGCTCGCGCTGGTAGACCTCATACAGCGCCACAACCTCGCGCAAGTGCTGCGGATGCCAGTTTGCCCACTGCGTAAACGTGGCCTCGCTACGCCCATGCACGTTATTGATGTAGTACTGCGTGCTGGGATAGAAGCCCAGCTTATTCAGCAGCGTTGTGTCCCCGTTCTGCGCCTCAGTGAATGCCTGCCCGACGACCTCACGCATCCAGTCAAGCGCCTTCTGTGTCTGTTCGTTCATCATCTGTCCTTTCTCAGTGTGGGGGGCAGGTCGCCCCACCCCCCTGCTCCATGCTAGTCAACCGTCGGCGCGGTCGTGCTGGACGAGTAGTACCAGAACCGATCATCCACGATGCCGAAACCAAACCACGTCCGCGCATAGTACCGCCACACGTCATTGACGGGGAAGTACTCAGGCGGCAGGACGCGGGCCGGATCGACGCGC
This region of bacterium genomic DNA includes:
- a CDS encoding glycosyltransferase family 4 protein; this encodes MARLLIFGDFIPTGFGRICRAAALHLGRQGHEIMGACIQYDGLLPLGLPFHVAALNGRDHGAALTGIWTAYQPDVVLSVQDFPYHIMARHATGIDWSTTAQIVITPVDGVPIYRDWLDNAKQFDALLTISEFGVEAFRKAGVTAGLCAPGVDVGEFHRLDDATRAALRQKMGLPADAFIVGVMAMNQGRKAFPSMVQGFADAFPDVPNAYLFLDCEKVSPAGWDIPKQLIAECGLDPARVRYREDALRAGVQSLNERYNLLDVHMVIAHREGFGLPHIEAMATGIPTVALDYCSGREIIGDQERGLLVRARPDELGTWGGARDYSPDMAHLVEGLRALYDQPAERLAKGARALEWAKGRTWEKAASAVADILGAVVTRRAADLERKRQKPAPTPTAQPSIPAGVAGQSIHLHAPVYVMANDPAGVAAGIGKAVGQQVELLEGKREHAEA